GAAACCGGAGACAACGATAATTTTCGCGTCCGTCGCTATGTGGCGAAGTACACGATCAATCCTGCCATCGCCCATGGGGTGTCCAGGCATATCGGCTCCGTCGAGGTCGGCAAGCTCGCCGATCTCGTGGTCTGGACGCCGGCCTTCTTCGGCGTGAAGCCCGATCTCGTCCTGAAAGGCGGCGCCATCGCGGCAGCCCTCATGGGCGATCCCAATGCCTCGATCCCGACGCCGCAGCCGGTGCATTACCGCCCGATGTTCGGCGCCTATGGCCGGGCGCTTTCCACGACATCGCTCACCTTCGTGTCGAAGGCAGCCGTGGAGAACGGCCTGGCGGCAACGCTCGGCGTCCAGAAGAAGCTCGTCGCCGTGGAGAACGTGCGTGGCGGGATCGGCAAGAAGGACATGGTTCTCAATGATGCGACGCCCCTGATCGAGGTCGATCCTGAAACCTACGACGTCCGTGCCGACGGCGAATTGCTCGTCTGCGAACCCGCGAAGGTTCTTCCCATGGCCCAACGCTATTTCCTGTTCTGACATGATCCGCGCCACATCCATCATCCGCCGCGATGCCGTCGACCATGATCGCATCGTCGATGTCATCACCCTCGATCACGGCGACAGGCACCGCCGCCGCATCAGGCTCAATGCCGATGGCGGAACCGCTTTCCTGCTCGATCTCGACAGAGCCGATGTGCTGGAAGACGGCGACGCCATTCGGCTGGACAGCGGCTGGCTCGTCGAGGTGAGGGCGGCACCGGAAAAGCTTGTGGAGATCACCACGGAGGATCCGCTCGATCTCCTGACCCTCGCGTGGCATATCGGCAACCGGCACGTGCCGGCGGAGATCAGCCGCGAGGCGATCTACATCGCCTATGACCATGTGCTGGTCGACATGCTGCTTGGACTGGGTGCCAAGGTCGAGATCGTCCATCGACCTTTCCGGCCCGTGCGCGGTGCCTATCACCATCATGAGCATGGCGGACATTCTCACCATCATGGGCACGGCCATGGATGACGGCTCCATGAAAGCGCAGGGGCGGACAGGAGAGGCGCCGATCCTGCCGCTCTTCGCCTGGCTCTCACCGTCCTATCCGGTCGGCTGCTACGCCTATTCGCATACGTTGGAATGGGCCGTGGAAGCGGGCGACGTCACCGATGAGGCCAGTCTCGTCTCATGGCTGACGGACCTGCTCACGTTCGGCCTCGGACGCAACGACGCCATTCTCCTGAGCCATGCCTACGGGGCTGGCGATCAGGGCGACCTTGAGGCTCTCGAGGCCGTCAACGAACTCGCGCTCGCGTTGTCGCCGTCCGCCGAGCTCTATCTCGAGACCAGCCAGCAGGGACGCAGCTTTCTCGATGCGACGCTCGCCGCGTGGCCTTCGCCGCGCCTGCTCCGGATCGACGGCGAGGTGGCCTTTCCGGTGGCGGTCGGCATGGCTGCGGCAGCCCATCGCATCCCGCTGCCGATCACCGCGCAGGGTTATCTGTTCGGTCTCGTTCAGACACTCGTTTCCGCCGCGATCCGTCTCGCACCCATCGGGCAGACGGCGGGCATACGGGTCTCCGCCGCGCTGGCCGGCATCGTGCAGAACATCGCCCGCCAGGCGATGGCGCTCACGCTCGACGATGTCGGCGGCTCGACCTTCCGGGCCGATCTCGGCTCGTTCCATCACGAAAACCAGTATACGAGGCTTTTCCGGTCATGACATCTCACACGGGACCCCTTCGCGTCGGCATCGGCGGGCCGGTCGGCTCGGGCAAGACGGCCTTGATGGAAGCGCTCTGCAAGACATTCCGCGAGCGCTACGACATCTGTGCGATCACCAACGACATCTACACCAAGGAGGACGCGCGCCTCCTGACCGTGGCCGGCGCGCTGCCGGTGGAGCGCATCATGGGCGTGGAAACGGGCGGATGCCCGCACACGGCCATTCGTGAGGATGCATCGATCAACCTCGCGGCCATTGCCACCATGCGCAGGCGCTTTCCGGACCTCGACCTCGTGCTGGTGGAATCCGGCGGCGACAACCTGGCGGCGACGTTCTCGCCCGAACTCGCCGACCTGACGATCTACGTTATCGACGTCGCGGGCGGCGAGAAGATCCCGCGCAAGGGCGGACCCGGAATCACACGCTCCGACCTCCTCGTCGTCAACAAGATCGACCTTGCGCCTCATGTCGGCGCCGATCTGGCGATCATGGAGGAGGACACGAAGCGCATGCGCGGCCAGAGGCCGTACGTGTTCAGCAACATTCGCGACGGCATCGGGATCGATGCCATTGCGTCGTTCATCGAACAGGCCGGCGGTCTGTCGGCAGCAGCCTGAAGGAGAAAATCGTCATGTTCAAACGCTCCATTGCGATCATGCTGTTGCTGGCGACAGCCACGCCTGCCATGGCTCATACGGGCCACGATCCCGCTTCCGGACTTCTCGCCGGAATCGCCCATCCCATGGGAGGCCTCGACCATGTGCTGGCCATGATGAGTGTCGGCCTCTTCGCGGCCATGCTCGGAGGGCGTGCCTTGTGGGCGCTCCCCGCGAGCTTCGTCGGGATGATGCTGGTCGGCGGCGCGCTGGGAATGACCGGCGTCGCGGTCCCCGCGGTCGAGTTCGCGATTGCTGCTTCGGTCGTGGTGCTGGGCGCAGTCGTGACGTTGGCACGCGCGTGGACCGTCGGGGCGGCCATGGCGCTCGTCGGCTTCTTCGCCGTCTTCCATGGATACGCTCATGGTGTGGAGATTCCAGTCGGTGTCGGTGCCGCCCTGTACAGCCTCGGTTTCGTTGTCGCGAGCATGGTGCTGCATGGGCTCGGTATCGTCTTGGGGGCTGTCACGGCCCGTCAGACGCAAGCCAGCCGCTTTACCGGGGCGGCGGTTGCCGTCGCCGGAATTGCTCTCCTGATCGGCTAGAGAGCGGTTTTTCTTTTCGGATCTATGTCTGAAGTGCCGATCATCGAAGACGGTTGGATCAAAGATCTCCCCGGCTACGCAATGCAGCCGGGGAGTTTCCTTATGGAGCTCAGGTTGGGTCAGCGTTTGCCGCCGCCGTTCCCGGCAGGGCCGTCCTGGTCGGTCCCGTCTCCATTGTTGGATCGACCGGGATTGGATGCATCGTTGCCGTCATCATCATTGCCGTGCCCGTTATTGCCATGGCCGCCGGCATTGCCGTTGCCATTCCCCTGACCGTTGTTGCCGCGACTGCCGCTATTATCCATCCCAGGGCTGACGCTTCCGCTTCCGGAACCGAGACTTGCACTTCCGGAGCCGACGGTTCCGCTTCCCGTTCCACCAATTCCGCTGGTGCTGTCGTCGTTCGAGCTGACTGCTCCCGCCCCATTTCCGCTGCTGCGTGCGCCACTCGCCCCCAAGGTGCCGCCACCTCCCAATGCGCCGCTACGTTCCGGACCCAGGTTGCCGCCTATAGCACCGGCGCTGCCTGTTCCAAGAGTGCCGCTGCCGGATGCGCTGGAGACATTGCGGGCTGGGTTTGCCGATCCGGGGGCGGCAGTGGGACCAGCGTTGATGGATCCAGTCACACTGCCATACCGGTCAGAATCCATGGGACGGTCCATGCGGCGCAAAGCTTGTTGAGGCCGAATGGCACAGCGGCAGGTCTCCTGACCTTGCACGATGCGAAGTCGACAATTGTGATACGTGGAGGCATCAGCGACTGCGGGCACACATTGTTGCCCCGTTCCGATAACCTGGGCGCTGGACGGAGTTCCAAGGGCGAGGAGAAGGGCCGCGCTGGACAAAGCGAGAGCGTATGAACGCTTCATTGTTCACCTACATAGAGCCATTTTTGATGATGAGCCGTAGCAAGACGGCTCGCTTGGCTTTAAGACGCGGAACCTCAATATGCGTTCCGTTATAAAGGAAAAAGTTCTTTTCCCAGGAGGCGGAACTTTTTCCAAGCTCGGGCTTAGAAGGCCCGGTGGAATCGGCTGAGCTCGGCTTTACTCAAACACCATCTCTTTCGCCTGGAGCTTCCACGCCGTAGGCATCGGCCATGCTGCGGATTTCAACAAGTTTGGTCTTAAAATCTGACCAGTCGTCTTCGACAGCAATCGGAGCCCAAAGCGCCTCGACCTCGTCGATCAGCATGGTGCAGGGCGCGGGGCGCGCAAAATAAGGGTGATCGAGCCGAGCCCGGGCCACGGGTTCGAAACCGGCAAGAGCCGCGCGGACCGGCTCGAAGGATGGCTGCGCATAAAAATGTGCCGATGGGCTCTTTTCCGCGCGATGTGCGCTCAGGCGACCGCCATGCCAATCGAAGAACGTTTGCTCGAATGGTGCCTTGCTCTCGTGCAGGAATGTCCACAGGGCTTTGGCGAGCATCCCATCCTGCTCGAAGCCTCTCGATTGCAGGCCGAGGCGACGCAGGATGGCGCTCGGGAATTCCCGATGAAGCGCGGGCTCGAAACTGGCGAGGGCCTGCTCGAGGTTGCTCTGCGGAGCCAAGGGCAGCAGGCATTCCGCGAGGCGATACAGATTCCACAAGAGCGTGTCGGGCTGCCGGCCGAAGGCGTAGAGGCCCGTCTCGTCGAAATAGGCGGCTGTAAAGCCGGGCTCGTAGACAGGTAGGAAACGCCATGGCCCATAGTCGAAGCTCTCGCCCGTGACGTTGATATTGTCGGTGTTGAGCACGCCATGCACGAAGCCCGCCGCCATCCATTGTGCGCCCATGCGGGCCACGCGTCGGCATACCTCTTCGAGAAAGGCGACGGCGCGGCCGGGCTCATCCTCGCGCCACATCTGCGGCATGTAGGTCCGGATCGTGTAGTCGAGGAGCTTGCGGAGGTTGTCGGTTTCGTTCAGGTAGAGCAGCCGCTGGAACGTTCCGATGCGAATGTGCGAGTGGCTGAGGCGTACCAGCACCGACGAGCGCGTGGGCGAGGGTTCGTCGCCGCGTTCGAGTTCCTCGCCGGTCTCGATCAGGCTGAAGGATTTGGAGGTTTCGACGCCGAGTGCTTCGAGCATCTCCGTTGCCAGGATTTCGCGCACGCCGCCCTTCAAGGTGAGGCGGCCATCCGCATGGCGCGACCAGGGCGTCTGCCCGCTGCCTTTCGTGGCGAGGTCGAGAAGCCTGCCGTCCTGCGCATCATGGATCTGCGCGAACAGGAAGCCGCGCCCGTCGCCCAGATGCGGATTGTAGGTCCGGAACTGGTGGCCATGGTAGCGCAGGGCGAGGGGTTGTTCGAAGCTGCCCGGAAGCGGCGCGAAGCGTCCGAAATGGTCGATCCATTCTTCATCGCTGAGAGACCCGAGTCCCGCCCGCTCGGCCCAGCGCTGGTTGCGATAGCGCAGGATGTGCTGCGGAAACTCCGCCGGCCGGACGAGGTCGTAAAAATCGGAGCCGAGTTCCCGATGACGTGTCGAGGCGCGATAGATGGCGGAGATGGGCATGTGCGAGATCCGATCAACTCGTGATCAATTCCAGGGTGTCCGAAATGTTCAGAATTGTCAGGATGGATCAAGCCGCAGCCGCTTTCGAGGCTCGGTCAAGGGAAGGCCTCTCGAGCAGTCATACGATTCATCTCAAATAGAACACTATACCACATTATGGTATGGCATGAAGAAGCAGATGCCCTCGAAGCCAGCTAAAATATTACACGGCTTCCTATTCAGAAAAAGCTTTGCTTTTCCTTACGTTCGCGATCGTTGTTCAAACGCCGTCGTGCTGTCGATGCCGCAATTTGTGCTTTGGTCTATTGGCTGCGGCGAAAAGCTCCCCTAGGATTCTTTCGTTAAGGAAGACGGGAGGAAGGTTTATGGCATTCAAGGATATGCTGAGCCTTTGCGGCCGGATCGGTCTGATCGTCGTGGCCTTTGCATTCGTAGCCGGGATCATTGCCGGTCCAGTCCTTGAGAGAATCTGGTCGTCGCGCCTGACGGTGACGCAGAACAACGAGACGCCTCCTCCGATTCCGCCCAGGGTTCCGGCCACGCCTAAGACGGCAGAGCCGGGCTAACACCTTTTTAGAACTCTCCAGTTCATACAACAGCACTGCCGGCGAGGCGGTGACATAAGTCCTATTGCAGGAAGGTGCGATGAGCAGCGAGGTGCTTTTGCGGCAAGAGATTCGCCATTCTCTTGGATATGTCCGCGGCATGATCGATCATTACTCCGGTCTCTATTCCGGCGAGAACCTTGCCCGGGACGTGCTCAGCTTCTGCGATGGAATGATCAAGCCCGAGGAGCCGAACTCCCGGCTTCGGGAGGCGCGGCGACTGGTCGAGGAGCGGTGCCGGCAGCTGGCCGACGCGACAGACCGCTTCGCCCAGCGCGACCCGGCTTCGATTGCGGCCATGCGGGCCCAGGCCGTCGCGGCGATCGATCTGTTCCAGGACGCCGCCTTCGAATGGCACAAATCGCGCGCAACCATTCCGTCGTCCGGACGCCTGTTGCGCAGGAAGAGCCTCTAGAGCATCGGACCCAAAAGTGGCCCCACTTTTGGGATCAATTCCGATGCTCCACTCCTGGAAGAGCGCATCGTTGATGCGGAAAACCGGATCCACTTTTCGCTGACGCGGCCCTCCGGGTCCGCACGATGCGCTAGCGCGTCGTCACCCTTGCGCCGTCGACCAGTGGCTTGGGCTTGATCGAGGCCGTCGCGGGAACATCCACGACCTGCGGATCCGGCAGGGGACTGCTCTTCGGCGTGTCGAGTCCGTAGACATCGTCGCGGAAATGCACCGCGCCATCGGCCGTCGCATAGCCGGTGAGATACACCCAGGCGACCGGGACGGGCTTGTCGAGACGGATATCCTGACGGGTCGAGCCGGCGATGGCCGTGTTGATCCCGTCTCGCGTCCATGCGCCTGCCTGACCGCCGGTCCCGCGCAGAAGCCATTCGGCGAAATCGGTCACATCGGCCACGCGTACGCAGCCCGAGGAATGGAAGCGGGCATCCTGCGCGAAGAGCTGCTTCTTGGGCGTGTCGTGCATGTAGACGGCATGCTTGTTCGGCATGTCGATGCGGATCTGCCCGAGCGAGTTGATCGCGCCGGGATCCTGGCGAAGGGTGTAGTTCACCGCCTTCTCCGTCGACCAGTCGAGGGTCTTGGGATCGACCTCCTGTCCCTTGGCGTCGAGAATGCGAATCTTCATCTTCTCAAGGTAAGCGGGATCCTTCCGCACATGCGGGATGATGTCTTTCTTGATCAGGGAAACCGGCACCGTCCATGTGGGATTGATGTTGACGGCGGTGACCCGCGTCTCAACCGTCGGCGAGGGACGATCCACCTTTCCGGCGATGGCGACGAAGCGGCGGGCCACCTGTCCACGCTCGACCGCTTCGACGGCGGCGGATGGAATATTCACCACCACATAGCGGTCGCCGAAGGCGAAGGTGGAGCCTGCCAGTCTCTGCGCGGAAGCCGTGAGCTGGCGATGGCGCGTGAGCGCCGGGACATTCAAAGCCTCCAGGGTTCGCGCCCGCACCGCGCCGGATTCCGGCAGGCCGTGGCGGGCCTGGAACCGCTTGACCGCGCTGGCCAGTTCCGCGTCGAAGCCCGTGCTTGTCGTGGAATTGTCCGGGAGGTCGCCCTCCAGGGCGAGTCGCTGCCGAAGGGTCGCGACGAGCGGGCCCTTGTCGCCGTTCTTCAGAACCGTGCCCGCGGGGAGGCTCGGCCACCCTCCCGCCTCGGCGATGCGCTTATAGGTCCATGCCGCCCGCATGGTGTTGATGAAAGTGCCGGCGTCCAAGGTCGGGCGGGGATCCTGCGAGATCGCCGCGACAGGCGTGGGCGCCACTTTCTCGGGCGGCTTGGCCGGTGCTGTAGCGGCGCCCTTGGGCGGCGGGGCGACGCTCCCGACCGGAGGCGTCGAGCCGTTCGGCGAAGTCTTTGACGAGGCGTCCGAAGACAGATTTTCGGCAGCCGCGAAGGCGCTCGGAGAACTCCAGATGGTGGAGCCCAAGAGCAGAGCGAGCCCGAAGCAGAGACAGCGTGTATTCCCATAGGTCATGTCCTGACTATGAAGGTTCCTGGTTTACAAAATGCTGTAACGGGAGGGTGACCGTGAGGGCCTGCAACTGGGACAAGGCAAGGACGTTGTCCTCGGTCCCCGTTCCGGCCAACGAGTGTTCCATGCGTGCCAAGCCTCTCCCCCCTCAGGATATCAGGCGGATCGACCTGCCTTTGCCGTCCTCCTTGGGGCTTCATGCCGTGCGGTTGCTCGACCGGGTGAAGGAGGCAGGGCCGGCAGGGGTCGTTTATGTCGCAGGAGGGGAACGCTGGGCCGAGCAGATGGCGCAGGCCATGCGAGGACTGGCGCCCGGTCTCGATATCGACCTTCTGCCGCCATGGGACTGTCTTCCCTACGACAGCGCTTCGCCGTCGCGGGACGCCATGGGGCGCCGCATGGCGGCTCTGCGGCGGATGAGCGAACCGGCGATGGCTCCGCGTGTCCTGATCACGAGCGCGGCTGCGATCGTCCAACGGGTGCCGCCGCGCGACGTGGTGAGGACGTCATTCTTCCCGCTTTGCGCAGGCGAAGAGTTTTCAACCGATGCCCTGAGCGACTATCTGCACCGCACCGGGTACATCCTGGATGAGCGGGTGGATGAACCGGGCGAGGCGGCGATCCGGGGGCAGGTGATCGATCTCTTTCCGGCCGACAGCCCGTTGCCTTACCGGGCCGAGCACGATGGGCGGACCATCGCGGCCATTCGCTCCTACGATCCGATCTCTCAATTGACGGAGGCGGAAGTCGACCATCTCGTGATCGGCCCGGCCTCGGAGGTGGTCCTGCAGGCGGCGGGCGGTGGAGAAGCCACCCTCGAGCGGTCCGACGGCATGGAGCATCGTCTGCCTGAATTCTACCCGCGCCTGGAAACGATCTTCGATTATTGGCCGGATGCGGCCATCGTCCTGGATGCGAAGTTCGAGGAGAGGCGGCAGCTCGTGATGGAGCAGGCTGCCGACGCCTACGACAATCGGATGAAGTTGCGCATGCAGGGCCAGCCGGCAGCATCGCCCGGTGCGCCTGAGCGGATTTTCATCCAGGACGACGAATGGGCGGACATCCTGTCGAGCCGCCGCACCGTCTACATTCATGCCGTAACGCCGGACGATTCCTCTCGGAATGCGGTGCCGAATTTCGCGATCTCGTCCAGGCCTTCGAAAGCGCTTGCGGATTTCCTGCGTGCGCAGACGGAGGCGGGGCGAAAGATCGTCCTGGCTGCGGCGGACCGCTCGGACCTGGCGAGGCTCAGGCGACGGGTCCAATCCGTCGGGCGACCGGACGATGTGGATGGATGGAACGATGTCGTGGAAGGACCTTCCCAGGGATGGTTCGGCTTGCAGGCCGATATCAAGAGGGGCTTCGTCGATGAGCGCGATGGCATCGCGCTCGTCACGGCCTTCGACGTGCTGGGGAGCCGTGCTCGCAGCGCTGCGGAGACAGAGATCGCTTCCGCCGCATTGAGCTTCACGGATACGAGGTTCCAGATCGGCGACGCCGTCGTTCACATCGACCATGGAATCGGCGTGCTCCAGGGCATCGAGACCGTCACGGCCGGCGATGCGGGCGAGGGCGAAGCGGTCAGGCTCGGTTATGCGGCCGACACGACGCTCCTGGTCCCCGCGACGGAGATGGACCGCGTCTGGCGCTACGGTGCGATGTCGGATGCCCTTTCGCTGGACAGGCTGAAAGGCGATGCATGGCAGGTGCGCCGCGAGAAGATCGAAACGGAGATCGCGGAAACCGCCAGGCACCTGATCGGCCTCGTCGATGCTCGCAGGGCAAGACAGCTGGAGCCGCTCGTGCCGCCAGGACGCGAGTATGAACGCTTCGTCGCCCGCTTCCCGTTCTCCGAAACAGCCGACCAGATCTCCGCCATCGAGGCCGTCCTCGGAGATCTTTCATCGGGCCGGGCGATGGACCGGCTGGTCTGCGGCGATGTCGGATTCGGCAAGACGGAGGTCGCCCTGCGCGCCGTCGCCGCCGTTGCGCTGTCGGGCAAGCAGGTGGCCGTCATCGCTCCGACGACCGTGCTGGCGCGCCAGCATGTGCGCAGCTTCGAAAGGCGTTTCGCGGGTTTGGGGATCGAGATCGCGCATCTTTCCCGTCTCGCGCCGCCGGCCCAAGCGCGGGCGGTGAAGAAGGGATTGGCCGACGGGTCGATCCGCGTCGTCATCGGTACGCATGCGCTCGCAGCAAAAGGCGTGACGTTCAAGGATCTCGGGCTCGTCGTGATAGACGAGGAACAGCGGTTCGGAACGGCGCACAAGAACAAGCTCAGGGAATTGTCGGCGCAAGCTCATGTGCTGACGCTGACCGCAACGCCGATTCCCCGGACGATGCAATCCGCGCTGGTCGGATTGCAGGAGCTGAGCATCATCGCGACGCCGCCCGCGCGCCGCCAGCCGATCCGCACGTTCCTGACGCCCTTCGATCCGGCCAGCGTGCGCGATGCGCTCATGCGCGAGCGGCGGCGCAGGGGCCAGAGCTTCGTCGTCTGCTCCCGGGTCGAGGATATCGAGCCCATGCGTGAGCGGCTGGCGAAGCTCGTTCCGGAACTGGACGTCATGGTGGCTCACGGACAGATGCCGCCCGCCGAGACGGACGACGTGATGGTGCGCTTCGCCGACGGGGAGGGGGATGTCCTTCTCTCCACCAATATCATCGAGAGCGGCCTCGATGTCCCCCGCGCCAACACCATGCTGGTGTGGCGCGCGGATCGCTTCGGCATGGCGCAGTTGCATCAGCTTCGGGGGCGCGTCGGAAGAGGGCGCGTCCGGGGAACGGCCTATCTGCTGACGGAGCCCGGCCAGGAGCTTCCGAAAGCGACGGAGAGGCGCCTGAGGACGCTGGCGGCCCTCGACAGGCTGGGAGCGGGTTTCGCCATCAGCGCGCAGGATCTCGATCAGCGCGGCGCAGGGGCGCTGCTCGGCGAGGAGCAGGCCGGCCACGTCAAGCTGATCGGTACAGATCTTTATCAACACATGCTTGCGCACGCTCTGCGCGGGGAGAGCCTGGACGACGACTGGACGCCTGAGCTCAATATCGGGCTGTCCGGCGCCATTCCGGAAACTTATGTCAGCGAGCCTGAGATGCGGATCAATCTCCATGCCCGGCTCGCACGGTTCGACCTATCCGAGAGCATCGACGAGCTCGAGGCCGAGATCGAGGACCG
This region of Microvirga mediterraneensis genomic DNA includes:
- the ureG gene encoding urease accessory protein UreG, which encodes MTSHTGPLRVGIGGPVGSGKTALMEALCKTFRERYDICAITNDIYTKEDARLLTVAGALPVERIMGVETGGCPHTAIREDASINLAAIATMRRRFPDLDLVLVESGGDNLAATFSPELADLTIYVIDVAGGEKIPRKGGPGITRSDLLVVNKIDLAPHVGADLAIMEEDTKRMRGQRPYVFSNIRDGIGIDAIASFIEQAGGLSAAA
- a CDS encoding urease accessory protein UreE, which encodes MIRATSIIRRDAVDHDRIVDVITLDHGDRHRRRIRLNADGGTAFLLDLDRADVLEDGDAIRLDSGWLVEVRAAPEKLVEITTEDPLDLLTLAWHIGNRHVPAEISREAIYIAYDHVLVDMLLGLGAKVEIVHRPFRPVRGAYHHHEHGGHSHHHGHGHG
- a CDS encoding L,D-transpeptidase family protein, with product MTYGNTRCLCFGLALLLGSTIWSSPSAFAAAENLSSDASSKTSPNGSTPPVGSVAPPPKGAATAPAKPPEKVAPTPVAAISQDPRPTLDAGTFINTMRAAWTYKRIAEAGGWPSLPAGTVLKNGDKGPLVATLRQRLALEGDLPDNSTTSTGFDAELASAVKRFQARHGLPESGAVRARTLEALNVPALTRHRQLTASAQRLAGSTFAFGDRYVVVNIPSAAVEAVERGQVARRFVAIAGKVDRPSPTVETRVTAVNINPTWTVPVSLIKKDIIPHVRKDPAYLEKMKIRILDAKGQEVDPKTLDWSTEKAVNYTLRQDPGAINSLGQIRIDMPNKHAVYMHDTPKKQLFAQDARFHSSGCVRVADVTDFAEWLLRGTGGQAGAWTRDGINTAIAGSTRQDIRLDKPVPVAWVYLTGYATADGAVHFRDDVYGLDTPKSSPLPDPQVVDVPATASIKPKPLVDGARVTTR
- a CDS encoding HupE/UreJ family protein, with amino-acid sequence MFKRSIAIMLLLATATPAMAHTGHDPASGLLAGIAHPMGGLDHVLAMMSVGLFAAMLGGRALWALPASFVGMMLVGGALGMTGVAVPAVEFAIAASVVVLGAVVTLARAWTVGAAMALVGFFAVFHGYAHGVEIPVGVGAALYSLGFVVASMVLHGLGIVLGAVTARQTQASRFTGAAVAVAGIALLIG
- a CDS encoding protein adenylyltransferase SelO — encoded protein: MPISAIYRASTRHRELGSDFYDLVRPAEFPQHILRYRNQRWAERAGLGSLSDEEWIDHFGRFAPLPGSFEQPLALRYHGHQFRTYNPHLGDGRGFLFAQIHDAQDGRLLDLATKGSGQTPWSRHADGRLTLKGGVREILATEMLEALGVETSKSFSLIETGEELERGDEPSPTRSSVLVRLSHSHIRIGTFQRLLYLNETDNLRKLLDYTIRTYMPQMWREDEPGRAVAFLEEVCRRVARMGAQWMAAGFVHGVLNTDNINVTGESFDYGPWRFLPVYEPGFTAAYFDETGLYAFGRQPDTLLWNLYRLAECLLPLAPQSNLEQALASFEPALHREFPSAILRRLGLQSRGFEQDGMLAKALWTFLHESKAPFEQTFFDWHGGRLSAHRAEKSPSAHFYAQPSFEPVRAALAGFEPVARARLDHPYFARPAPCTMLIDEVEALWAPIAVEDDWSDFKTKLVEIRSMADAYGVEAPGERDGV
- a CDS encoding transcription-repair coupling factor; the protein is MRAKPLPPQDIRRIDLPLPSSLGLHAVRLLDRVKEAGPAGVVYVAGGERWAEQMAQAMRGLAPGLDIDLLPPWDCLPYDSASPSRDAMGRRMAALRRMSEPAMAPRVLITSAAAIVQRVPPRDVVRTSFFPLCAGEEFSTDALSDYLHRTGYILDERVDEPGEAAIRGQVIDLFPADSPLPYRAEHDGRTIAAIRSYDPISQLTEAEVDHLVIGPASEVVLQAAGGGEATLERSDGMEHRLPEFYPRLETIFDYWPDAAIVLDAKFEERRQLVMEQAADAYDNRMKLRMQGQPAASPGAPERIFIQDDEWADILSSRRTVYIHAVTPDDSSRNAVPNFAISSRPSKALADFLRAQTEAGRKIVLAAADRSDLARLRRRVQSVGRPDDVDGWNDVVEGPSQGWFGLQADIKRGFVDERDGIALVTAFDVLGSRARSAAETEIASAALSFTDTRFQIGDAVVHIDHGIGVLQGIETVTAGDAGEGEAVRLGYAADTTLLVPATEMDRVWRYGAMSDALSLDRLKGDAWQVRREKIETEIAETARHLIGLVDARRARQLEPLVPPGREYERFVARFPFSETADQISAIEAVLGDLSSGRAMDRLVCGDVGFGKTEVALRAVAAVALSGKQVAVIAPTTVLARQHVRSFERRFAGLGIEIAHLSRLAPPAQARAVKKGLADGSIRVVIGTHALAAKGVTFKDLGLVVIDEEQRFGTAHKNKLRELSAQAHVLTLTATPIPRTMQSALVGLQELSIIATPPARRQPIRTFLTPFDPASVRDALMRERRRRGQSFVVCSRVEDIEPMRERLAKLVPELDVMVAHGQMPPAETDDVMVRFADGEGDVLLSTNIIESGLDVPRANTMLVWRADRFGMAQLHQLRGRVGRGRVRGTAYLLTEPGQELPKATERRLRTLAALDRLGAGFAISAQDLDQRGAGALLGEEQAGHVKLIGTDLYQHMLAHALRGESLDDDWTPELNIGLSGAIPETYVSEPEMRINLHARLARFDLSESIDELEAEIEDRFGSIPEPVRNLLRLAHLRQACRNLGIARIDAGPQAIALTFRPGSAEKPSLKARIAASRGGLRWSKERLVCSISSEQAEERHERIIDLLDTLSR
- a CDS encoding urease accessory protein UreF, with amino-acid sequence MADILTIMGTAMDDGSMKAQGRTGEAPILPLFAWLSPSYPVGCYAYSHTLEWAVEAGDVTDEASLVSWLTDLLTFGLGRNDAILLSHAYGAGDQGDLEALEAVNELALALSPSAELYLETSQQGRSFLDATLAAWPSPRLLRIDGEVAFPVAVGMAAAAHRIPLPITAQGYLFGLVQTLVSAAIRLAPIGQTAGIRVSAALAGIVQNIARQAMALTLDDVGGSTFRADLGSFHHENQYTRLFRS